From a region of the Castanea sativa cultivar Marrone di Chiusa Pesio chromosome 10, ASM4071231v1 genome:
- the LOC142613705 gene encoding uncharacterized protein LOC142613705 isoform X1, translating to MAKQASTLFLEEWLRSISGCSSNVNSTNSSSSSARAIIQAWAELRDSLQNQSFQPHHLQSLKTLLNSQTSLHVADPQAKIVLSILSSPHISLPNESYPLFLRLLYIWVRKSFKPSLVLIDSAVEFLSHLFNAQFDSRKSPLLFSEGVLLLGAFAFVPSLSEDSKTFCLDMLCRLLEEEYRLIGSSGEHISDVLAGIGYALSSSVNVHYVRILDSLLGIWGKEDGPCGSITHGLMILHLIEWVLSSLINIRCFEKINVFAREALETLKANYVPFAIVMAAAGVLRVVNRSKMNGLGLDTVSKLRGSAEDRVESFARDIISRNGVTNADNDPTRSLLLQCISLALARSGLVSSRAPLLMCLASALLNEIFPLRHLYTTVLDFPHRNSARLGHDEVKKHLESVLFKEAGAITSVFCNQYVSVDVESKGVVANLIWDYCQDIYLGHRQVALMLRGKENELLGDTEKIAESAFLMVVLFALAITKHKFNSKSTQETQWDVSVHILVSFSCLEYFRRIRLPEYMDTIRGVVASVQGNESACVSFVESMPSYMDMTNGTNFSSSQKVEYVWSNDDVQTARILFYLRVIPTCIEHVPCLTLRKVVAPTMFLYMGHPNGKVARASHSMFVAFMSSGKDLDQDERVSLKEQLVFYYMQRSLSRYPAITPFKGMASGVAALVRNLPAGSPAIFYCIHSLVEKGSTLCGETFAQEADLSRNRQGDSDACKKILELLLRLISLVDIQVLPNLMKLLAQLIVQLPKDSQNMVLNELYSQVAESDDVTRKPTLVSWLQSLSYLCAQATSESATSKGVQKEVNMTSARSTDSLSLTRLNARL from the exons ATGGCAAAGCAAGCTAGTACTCTCTTCCTTGAAGAATGGCTGAGGAGCATTAGTGGCTGTAGCAGTAATGTTAATTCCACaaattcttcttcctcatcagcCCGAGCTATTATTCAAGCATGGGCTGAGCTTAGGGACTCCCTTCAAAACCAATCATTTCAACCACATCACCTCCAATCCTTAAAAACCCTCCTTAACTCTCAAACTTCTCTTCATGTTGCTGACCCACAAGCAAAAATTGTTCTTTCCATTCTTTCCTCTCCACACATATCTCTTCCAAATGAATCATATCCTCTCTTTCTTAGACTTCTTTATATATGGGTCAGAAAATCCTTCAAACCCTCTTTGGTTCTTATTGATTCTGCTGTGGAGTTCCTCTCTCACCTTTTTAATGCTCAATTTGATTCTAGGAAGAGTCCTCTCTTGTTTTCCGAAGGTGTTCTCCTTCTGGGTGCATTTGCTTTTGTGCCTTCTTTGTCTGAAGATTCTAAAACTTTCTGCCTGGACATGCTCTGTAGGCTTTTGGAAGAGGAGTACCGATTGATTGGCTCATCCGGAGAGCATATTTCGGATGTTCTTGCTGGAATTGGGTATGCTCTATCCTCTTCTGTGAATGTTCATTATGTTAGAATTTTAGATTCTTTATTGGGGATTTGGGGCAAAGAAGATGGGCCTTGTGGTAGTATTACTCATGGGCTCATGATTCTGCATTTGATTGAATGGGTGTTGTCTAGTTTGATCAATATCCgttgttttgagaaaataaatgtttttgcCCGCGAGGCTTTAGAGACTTTAAAGGCAAACTATGTCCCATTTGCCATTGTCATGGCTGCGGCTGGAGTGTTGAGGGTTGTCAATAGATCTAAAATGAATGGTCTTGGGCTAGATACTGTTTCCAAATTAAGGGGCTCTGCAGAGGATCGGGTAGAATCTTTTGCAAGAGATATTATTTCTAGAAATGGTGTTACGAATGCAGATAATGATCCCACACGCAGTCTTCTACTGCAGTGCATTTCATTAGCACTGGCTCGAAGTGGCCTGGTTTCATCCCGTGCACCTCTGCTAATGTGCCTTGCTTCAGCATTGTTGAATGAAATCTTTCCCTTACGACATTTATATACAACAGTACTTGACTTCCCACATAGAAATTCAGCTAGACTAGGGCATGATGAGGTCAAAAAGCATTTGGAAAGTGTTCTTTTTAAGGAAGCAGGGGCCATAACTAGTGTTTTCTGCAATCAATATGTTTCAGTAGATGTAGAGAGCAAGGGTGTGGTGGCGAATCTTATATGGGATTACTGTCAAGATATCTACTTGGGGCATCGACAAGTAGCTTTGATGCTTCGAGGTAAAGAGAATGAACTACTTGGGGATACAGAGAAAATTGCTGAATCTGCTTTCCTTATGGTTGTACTTTTTGCATTGGCCATCACGAAGCACAAGTTTAATTCTAAATCCACCCAGGAAACTCAGTGGGACGTGTCAGTACATATACTagtttcattttcttgtttagAGTATTTTCGGCGCATTCGTTTACCAGAGTATATGGATACAATTCGAGGGGTTGTTGCGAGTGTTCAGGGGAACGAGTCTGCCTGTGTCTCTTTTGTGGAATCTATGCCCTCTTACATGGATATGACCAATGGAACAA ATTTTTCATCATCTCAAAAAGTGGAGTATGTATGGTCCAATGATGATGTGCAAACTGCTCGCATATTATTTTACCTACGAGTCATTCCAACTTGCATTGAACATGTTCCTTGCCTTACACTTAGGAAGGTTGTAGCTCCAACTATGTTCTT ATACATGGGACATCCAAATGGAAAAGTTGCTCGAGCCTCACATTCCATGTTTGTGGCATTCATGTCCTCTGGGAAGGATCTTGATCAGGATGAGAGAGTGTCATTAAAGGAGCAGCTTGTTTTCTATTACATGCAGAGATCTTTATCG AGATATCCTGCCATCACTCCTTTTAAGGGTATGGCTTCTGGGGTTGCAGCCTTGGTCCGAAATCTTCCTGCTGGAAGTCCAGCCATATTCTATTGTATTCACAGTCTTGTGGAAAAGGGCAGCACACTGTGTGGTGAAACCTTTGCTCAGGAGGCTGATTTGTCGAGGAACAGGCAAGGAGATTCAGATGCTTGCAAGAAAATCCTAGAGTTGCTTCTACGGCTTATTTCCCTTGTTGATATACAG GTGCTGCCAAACTTGATGAAGTTGTTGGCGCAATTGATTGTCCAGTTACCAAAAGATAGTCAAAATATGGTTCTTAATGAGTTATATTCACAGGTTGCAGAGTCTGATGATGTTACACGCAAGCCGACTTTAGTTTCATGGCTGCAGTCACTGTCTTACCTTTGTGCTCAAGCTACAAGTGAAAGTGCCACTTCCAAAGGGGTGCAAAAAGAAGTGAACATGACTTCTGCACGTAGCACAGACTCATTAAGCCTTACTAGACTAAATGCACGACTTTGA
- the LOC142613705 gene encoding uncharacterized protein LOC142613705 isoform X2 yields MAKQASTLFLEEWLRSISGCSSNVNSTNSSSSSARAIIQAWAELRDSLQNQSFQPHHLQSLKTLLNSQTSLHVADPQAKIVLSILSSPHISLPNESYPLFLRLLYIWVRKSFKPSLVLIDSAVEFLSHLFNAQFDSRKSPLLFSEGVLLLGAFAFVPSLSEDSKTFCLDMLCRLLEEEYRLIGSSGEHISDVLAGIGYALSSSVNVHYVRILDSLLGIWGKEDGPCGSITHGLMILHLIEWVLSSLINIRCFEKINVFAREALETLKANYVPFAIVMAAAGVLRVVNRSKMNGLGLDTVSKLRGSAEDRVESFARDIISRNGVTNADNDPTRSLLLQCISLALARSGLVSSRAPLLMCLASALLNEIFPLRHLYTTVLDFPHRNSARLGHDEVKKHLESVLFKEAGAITSVFCNQYVSVDVESKGVVANLIWDYCQDIYLGHRQVALMLRGKENELLGDTEKIAESAFLMVVLFALAITKHKFNSKSTQETQWDVSVHILVSFSCLEYFRRIRLPEYMDTIRGVVASVQGNESACVSFVESMPSYMDMTNGTNFSSSQKVEYVWSNDDVQTARILFYLRVIPTCIEHVPCLTLRKVVAPTMFLYMGHPNGKVARASHSMFVAFMSSGKDLDQDERVSLKEQLVFYYMQRSLSRYPAITPFKGMASGVAALVRNLPAGSPAIFYCIHSLVEKGSTLCGETFAQEADLSRNRQGDSDACKKILELLLRLISLVDIQVAESDDVTRKPTLVSWLQSLSYLCAQATSESATSKGVQKEVNMTSARSTDSLSLTRLNARL; encoded by the exons ATGGCAAAGCAAGCTAGTACTCTCTTCCTTGAAGAATGGCTGAGGAGCATTAGTGGCTGTAGCAGTAATGTTAATTCCACaaattcttcttcctcatcagcCCGAGCTATTATTCAAGCATGGGCTGAGCTTAGGGACTCCCTTCAAAACCAATCATTTCAACCACATCACCTCCAATCCTTAAAAACCCTCCTTAACTCTCAAACTTCTCTTCATGTTGCTGACCCACAAGCAAAAATTGTTCTTTCCATTCTTTCCTCTCCACACATATCTCTTCCAAATGAATCATATCCTCTCTTTCTTAGACTTCTTTATATATGGGTCAGAAAATCCTTCAAACCCTCTTTGGTTCTTATTGATTCTGCTGTGGAGTTCCTCTCTCACCTTTTTAATGCTCAATTTGATTCTAGGAAGAGTCCTCTCTTGTTTTCCGAAGGTGTTCTCCTTCTGGGTGCATTTGCTTTTGTGCCTTCTTTGTCTGAAGATTCTAAAACTTTCTGCCTGGACATGCTCTGTAGGCTTTTGGAAGAGGAGTACCGATTGATTGGCTCATCCGGAGAGCATATTTCGGATGTTCTTGCTGGAATTGGGTATGCTCTATCCTCTTCTGTGAATGTTCATTATGTTAGAATTTTAGATTCTTTATTGGGGATTTGGGGCAAAGAAGATGGGCCTTGTGGTAGTATTACTCATGGGCTCATGATTCTGCATTTGATTGAATGGGTGTTGTCTAGTTTGATCAATATCCgttgttttgagaaaataaatgtttttgcCCGCGAGGCTTTAGAGACTTTAAAGGCAAACTATGTCCCATTTGCCATTGTCATGGCTGCGGCTGGAGTGTTGAGGGTTGTCAATAGATCTAAAATGAATGGTCTTGGGCTAGATACTGTTTCCAAATTAAGGGGCTCTGCAGAGGATCGGGTAGAATCTTTTGCAAGAGATATTATTTCTAGAAATGGTGTTACGAATGCAGATAATGATCCCACACGCAGTCTTCTACTGCAGTGCATTTCATTAGCACTGGCTCGAAGTGGCCTGGTTTCATCCCGTGCACCTCTGCTAATGTGCCTTGCTTCAGCATTGTTGAATGAAATCTTTCCCTTACGACATTTATATACAACAGTACTTGACTTCCCACATAGAAATTCAGCTAGACTAGGGCATGATGAGGTCAAAAAGCATTTGGAAAGTGTTCTTTTTAAGGAAGCAGGGGCCATAACTAGTGTTTTCTGCAATCAATATGTTTCAGTAGATGTAGAGAGCAAGGGTGTGGTGGCGAATCTTATATGGGATTACTGTCAAGATATCTACTTGGGGCATCGACAAGTAGCTTTGATGCTTCGAGGTAAAGAGAATGAACTACTTGGGGATACAGAGAAAATTGCTGAATCTGCTTTCCTTATGGTTGTACTTTTTGCATTGGCCATCACGAAGCACAAGTTTAATTCTAAATCCACCCAGGAAACTCAGTGGGACGTGTCAGTACATATACTagtttcattttcttgtttagAGTATTTTCGGCGCATTCGTTTACCAGAGTATATGGATACAATTCGAGGGGTTGTTGCGAGTGTTCAGGGGAACGAGTCTGCCTGTGTCTCTTTTGTGGAATCTATGCCCTCTTACATGGATATGACCAATGGAACAA ATTTTTCATCATCTCAAAAAGTGGAGTATGTATGGTCCAATGATGATGTGCAAACTGCTCGCATATTATTTTACCTACGAGTCATTCCAACTTGCATTGAACATGTTCCTTGCCTTACACTTAGGAAGGTTGTAGCTCCAACTATGTTCTT ATACATGGGACATCCAAATGGAAAAGTTGCTCGAGCCTCACATTCCATGTTTGTGGCATTCATGTCCTCTGGGAAGGATCTTGATCAGGATGAGAGAGTGTCATTAAAGGAGCAGCTTGTTTTCTATTACATGCAGAGATCTTTATCG AGATATCCTGCCATCACTCCTTTTAAGGGTATGGCTTCTGGGGTTGCAGCCTTGGTCCGAAATCTTCCTGCTGGAAGTCCAGCCATATTCTATTGTATTCACAGTCTTGTGGAAAAGGGCAGCACACTGTGTGGTGAAACCTTTGCTCAGGAGGCTGATTTGTCGAGGAACAGGCAAGGAGATTCAGATGCTTGCAAGAAAATCCTAGAGTTGCTTCTACGGCTTATTTCCCTTGTTGATATACAG GTTGCAGAGTCTGATGATGTTACACGCAAGCCGACTTTAGTTTCATGGCTGCAGTCACTGTCTTACCTTTGTGCTCAAGCTACAAGTGAAAGTGCCACTTCCAAAGGGGTGCAAAAAGAAGTGAACATGACTTCTGCACGTAGCACAGACTCATTAAGCCTTACTAGACTAAATGCACGACTTTGA